The proteins below come from a single Miscanthus floridulus cultivar M001 chromosome 1, ASM1932011v1, whole genome shotgun sequence genomic window:
- the LOC136451680 gene encoding uncharacterized protein yields MDAYCTEIRKLEGKFYDIAYHHVVRDQNQLADHLSKLGSSRVAIPPGVFIQDLPVPSIKEDKEVEEVPPAEQLVLAVPSPVIDWREQFIKYLTSAKVPADKTETERLVCRSKLYVLVNGSLMRKSAKEGILQKCITQEEGVQLLLEIHSSSCGNHAASRTLVGKAF; encoded by the coding sequence atggatgcttactgcactgaaatcagaaagcttgaagggaaattctacgacATCGCgtatcaccacgtggtacgtgaccaaaatcaactcgccgaccacttatccaagcTGGGTTCTTCTCGCGTCGCGATCCCACCGGGGGTGTTCATTCAAGATCTCCCggtgccatccatcaaagaagataaggaagtcgaagaggttccccctgccgagcagttggtacttgcggtaccttcgccggtgatcgattggagggagcaattcatcaagtacctcaccagcgccaagGTACCCGcagacaagactgaaactgaacgcCTAGTTTGTCGAAGCAAGCTTTACGTGCTGGTGAATGgtagcttgatgaggaaaagtgccaaggaagggatactgcagaaatgcatcacccaagaggagggagtacagctacttcttgaaattcactctagttcttgCGGCAACCATGctgcctcgagaacactggtcggcaaggctttctga